From one Bacteroides fragilis NCTC 9343 genomic stretch:
- a CDS encoding helix-turn-helix domain-containing protein, giving the protein MQKLNQQPDICPYFSPEFKVIPQYIIMKEGECMELNNRTTSFFIFILSGEITISFEQYTNRSVLENEMFFLPKNNCFKWKAVTQTVLILTGYNATIFPCTSVRARILYKIKAGVKFDCRGVVMKDEVKVVVNQMKHYLESGINCHHMYILKHKELYLMFKHFYTYEEIIQIFYLILGSNPLFNERVLDNYLKVKTVKELAGLLGYGIKTFEKLFRENFDESPYKWMQKRKALQIQQRLMNPAISLKQIMYEFKFATSSHFNFYCKQHLGAAPMQIRNSNKDDNMSTLP; this is encoded by the coding sequence ATGCAAAAATTAAACCAACAACCGGATATTTGTCCTTATTTCTCTCCGGAATTTAAAGTGATACCTCAGTATATTATAATGAAAGAGGGAGAGTGCATGGAATTGAATAATAGAACTACCAGTTTTTTTATTTTTATTCTTTCAGGTGAAATTACAATTAGTTTTGAGCAGTACACTAATCGGTCCGTGTTGGAAAATGAAATGTTTTTTCTGCCTAAAAACAACTGTTTTAAATGGAAAGCTGTTACGCAAACAGTGTTGATTCTTACAGGATACAACGCCACCATTTTCCCATGTACGAGTGTCAGGGCAAGAATTTTATATAAAATAAAGGCCGGCGTGAAGTTCGATTGCCGTGGAGTAGTGATGAAGGACGAAGTCAAAGTAGTAGTGAATCAAATGAAGCATTATCTTGAGTCCGGAATAAACTGTCATCATATGTACATTTTGAAACATAAAGAACTGTATCTCATGTTCAAGCACTTCTATACGTATGAGGAGATAATACAGATATTTTATCTTATATTAGGCAGCAATCCGCTCTTTAACGAACGGGTGTTGGATAATTATTTAAAAGTGAAAACCGTTAAAGAGTTAGCCGGTCTTTTAGGGTATGGCATAAAGACGTTTGAAAAGCTTTTCAGAGAGAATTTTGATGAATCTCCTTATAAATGGATGCAGAAACGGAAGGCTTTGCAGATACAACAAAGATTGATGAATCCCGCTATCTCATTGAAGCAGATCATGTATGAATTTAAATTTGCAACCTCTTCGCATTTTAATTTTTATTGTAAGCAACATTTGGGTGCCGCTCCGATGCAAATAAGAAACAGCAATAAGGATGATAATATGAGTACCTTGCCTTAA
- the pncB gene encoding nicotinate phosphoribosyltransferase — protein sequence MIIRTILDTDLYKFTTSYAYIKLFPYAIGTFSFKDRDGTEYSDEFVERLRTEISQLSHVALTEKELEYMIKNCRFLPRVYWEWLSSFRFQPEKIEIRLDENRQLHIEVNDYLYKATLYEVPLLAIVSEIKNQSSGNVANLEDILYKLSEKTELSNKHQLLFSEFGTRRRFSFDVQNQVIGHLKQTAHYCIGTSNCHFAMKYGMKPMGTHPHEWFMFHGAQFGYKHANYMALENWVNVYDGDLGIALSDTYTSAIFLSNLSRKQAKLFDGVRCDSGDEFRFIDQLTARYKELGIDPTTKTIVFSNALDFDKALDIQEYCQGKIRCSFGIGTNLTNDTGFKPSNIVMKLSQCKMNMNQEWRECVKLSDDIGKHIGSPEEVRACLYDLRLE from the coding sequence ATGATCATTCGTACCATACTCGATACAGACCTTTATAAATTCACTACTTCGTATGCTTATATCAAACTATTCCCGTACGCAATAGGCACTTTCAGCTTCAAAGACAGGGACGGGACTGAATATAGCGACGAGTTTGTGGAAAGATTGAGAACGGAAATCAGTCAGCTATCACACGTGGCACTGACCGAAAAAGAACTGGAATATATGATAAAGAACTGCCGCTTCCTGCCCAGGGTCTATTGGGAGTGGCTCTCTTCTTTCCGTTTCCAACCCGAGAAAATAGAAATCCGTCTGGACGAGAATCGGCAGCTTCACATCGAAGTGAACGACTATCTTTACAAAGCAACGCTTTATGAAGTACCTCTACTCGCCATCGTTTCGGAGATAAAGAACCAATCGTCCGGCAATGTTGCCAACCTGGAAGACATCCTGTACAAACTGTCCGAAAAGACAGAACTGTCCAATAAGCATCAGCTACTTTTCTCTGAATTCGGAACCCGAAGGCGCTTTTCGTTCGATGTGCAGAATCAAGTCATCGGGCACCTGAAACAGACAGCCCATTACTGTATCGGCACTTCCAATTGCCATTTCGCCATGAAATACGGCATGAAGCCCATGGGTACGCATCCCCATGAATGGTTCATGTTTCACGGAGCGCAATTCGGCTATAAACATGCCAACTATATGGCCCTTGAAAATTGGGTAAATGTATACGATGGCGACCTTGGCATCGCCTTGTCCGACACTTATACATCTGCCATCTTTCTAAGCAATCTAAGCCGCAAACAGGCTAAGTTGTTTGATGGCGTGAGGTGTGATTCCGGTGATGAATTCCGGTTCATCGATCAGCTGACCGCACGTTATAAAGAGTTGGGCATCGACCCGACCACCAAGACAATCGTATTCAGTAACGCACTCGACTTTGACAAAGCACTGGATATCCAGGAGTATTGCCAGGGAAAGATCCGTTGCTCTTTCGGCATCGGGACAAACCTGACCAACGATACGGGATTCAAGCCATCAAACATTGTCATGAAGCTATCGCAATGCAAGATGAACATGAACCAGGAATGGCGCGAATGTGTGAAATTATCAGACGACATAGGGAAACATATCGGCAGCCCGGAAGAGGTGCGTGCCTGTCTATACGACTTGCGGTTGGAGTAA
- a CDS encoding peroxiredoxin family protein, translated as MKSILLSVISFLLVMNVCGKNDVDMRTYLKKVLGNLGKIESASYHEQSQSWQPGDTVAITNFHRFIKEYTNPSDSTIGASYVCLDAKDTTRFEFGYDGNVRMISYHEHKGIMIDDFTTRSLPFRLVAPPFFCYTRNIIGYALSTGDSITTEWKDLGEAYYFKLVIHEDRQVEFFGKAYYIPKPPFDLGDPTSIYELWISKADGLPYKMRREMSHQISATTCSDVVLNQLSIAGLNLYDYVPQDYEIRKYGEQKKVTQPAATDLIGQKAPDWMLKDMYEKPVALSEFKSKVLLVNLTGIGCGACHASIPFLNGLKGKFNAGEFEVVSIETWGREPHSLRTYADKNQINYSFLCGDEGIVKSYRTYGAAPLFFILDQDRVIRKVIRGYRMGRTDEEITDAIKALL; from the coding sequence ATGAAGTCCATTTTGTTATCTGTTATTTCATTCTTGTTAGTCATGAATGTCTGTGGTAAGAATGATGTGGATATGAGAACTTATTTGAAAAAAGTTCTCGGTAATCTTGGTAAGATAGAATCAGCTTCCTATCATGAGCAATCTCAGTCCTGGCAACCCGGCGATACCGTTGCCATTACCAATTTTCATCGTTTTATTAAAGAATACACCAATCCTTCTGATTCAACCATCGGCGCGAGCTATGTGTGTCTTGACGCCAAGGATACGACGCGATTTGAATTTGGTTATGATGGAAACGTGAGGATGATAAGTTATCATGAGCATAAAGGGATTATGATCGATGATTTCACGACCAGATCCCTTCCTTTCAGGTTGGTGGCTCCTCCGTTTTTTTGTTATACCCGGAATATCATCGGATATGCTTTGAGTACGGGAGATAGCATCACCACCGAATGGAAGGATTTAGGAGAAGCGTATTACTTCAAGTTGGTGATACATGAAGACAGGCAGGTTGAATTTTTTGGAAAAGCGTACTACATACCGAAGCCTCCTTTTGATTTGGGAGACCCGACCTCGATTTACGAATTGTGGATTAGCAAAGCGGACGGTCTGCCTTATAAAATGCGCAGGGAAATGTCGCATCAGATTTCTGCTACTACTTGTTCGGATGTAGTCTTGAATCAATTGTCGATAGCCGGTTTAAACTTATATGATTATGTGCCCCAAGACTATGAGATCCGCAAGTATGGCGAGCAAAAAAAGGTCACTCAGCCTGCGGCGACAGATCTTATAGGACAGAAAGCTCCCGACTGGATGTTGAAAGATATGTATGAGAAACCGGTGGCGTTATCCGAATTTAAAAGTAAAGTGCTATTGGTGAACCTCACCGGTATCGGTTGTGGTGCTTGCCATGCATCCATTCCTTTTCTGAACGGATTGAAAGGGAAGTTCAATGCCGGTGAATTTGAAGTGGTTTCTATAGAAACCTGGGGACGTGAACCCCATTCGCTGCGAACTTATGCGGATAAGAATCAAATAAATTATAGTTTTTTGTGCGGTGATGAAGGTATTGTCAAGTCATACCGGACTTATGGCGCGGCACCTTTATTCTTTATATTAGATCAGGATCGGGTGATCAGAAAGGTCATCCGGGGGTATCGAATGGGGCGGACCGATGAAGAAATCACAGATGCCATCAAAGCACTGTTATGA
- a CDS encoding cation:proton antiporter domain-containing protein, translating to MSHLPTLIADLALILMSASIITLLFKWLKQPLVLGYIVAGLLAGPYVRIFPTVGDMENINTWAEIGVVFLLFALGLEFSFKKLMNVGSAAFITATTEVISMLLIGFMVGHLLGWSTMNSVFLGGMLSMSSTTIIIKAFDDLGLRSQRFTGIVFGTLVVEDLIAILMMVILSTMAVSKEFVGEELLMSVLKVAFFLILWFLVGIFILPFFLKKAKRLMNNETLLIVSLGLCLAMVVLATRTGFSAALGAFIMGSILAETVEAEHIEHIIQPVKDLFGAIFFVSVGMLVNPSVLLQYAWPVVIITLVTLVGKSIFSSLGVLLSGEPLKVSVKSGFSLAQIGEFAFIIAGLGASLKVLDPFVPPIIVAVSVITTFTTPYFIRLANPFSEWLYKVLSPRTREFLDRYASGKKTVNHDSDWKRLLKTIVGRVIIYSVLLTAIWLLSVQTVYPTINGMFDSPGRWLSVVMCLLTLLLMIPFLWALVSDKYNSPDVFLKLWNDDNYNHGRLVALILFRVSVAVFFIAGVVISYFSLNYGIGIVIAVAVLGLILLLRENLTQYSHLENHFLTNLNGREEAARNRYPLKSRFNSEFSDKDIELTSVWVSPYSSYIGKSLEELPFRREFGVNVVGIVRGERRIYIPQSDECIYPQDKLIVVGTDGQLQKFRSELDIRQDFPDEKNVRQEVTLHSFTVDEESPLLNKSIAQSRLGKQYDSLIVAIEREDELISMNQSTVFRLGDLVWIVGDREKIRQLLMRKKHV from the coding sequence ATGTCACATTTACCTACCTTGATTGCTGACCTTGCCTTAATACTGATGTCCGCAAGTATCATTACTCTTTTATTTAAATGGCTGAAGCAACCCCTGGTCCTGGGATATATCGTTGCCGGATTGCTGGCCGGGCCTTATGTCCGCATCTTCCCGACTGTTGGCGATATGGAGAACATCAATACCTGGGCTGAGATAGGAGTTGTCTTTTTGCTTTTTGCTCTCGGACTCGAGTTTAGCTTTAAAAAATTGATGAATGTCGGATCGGCAGCGTTTATTACGGCAACAACCGAAGTGATCAGTATGTTACTGATCGGTTTTATGGTGGGGCATCTGTTGGGGTGGAGTACGATGAATTCTGTGTTTCTGGGTGGAATGTTGTCCATGTCGTCTACCACGATTATTATTAAAGCCTTTGATGATCTTGGTTTGCGCAGCCAACGGTTTACAGGCATTGTGTTTGGAACCTTGGTGGTCGAAGACCTGATCGCTATCCTGATGATGGTCATCCTTTCTACTATGGCGGTGAGCAAAGAGTTTGTGGGTGAGGAACTCTTGATGAGTGTCCTGAAAGTTGCCTTTTTCCTGATTTTGTGGTTTCTGGTCGGTATATTCATCCTTCCGTTCTTCCTGAAAAAAGCAAAGCGGTTGATGAATAATGAAACTCTGTTGATTGTCTCTCTCGGGCTTTGCCTGGCAATGGTCGTGCTGGCTACCCGTACCGGTTTTTCGGCTGCGCTGGGTGCTTTCATTATGGGATCTATTCTTGCTGAGACGGTTGAGGCCGAACATATAGAACACATCATACAGCCGGTGAAAGATCTTTTCGGAGCTATTTTCTTTGTATCCGTCGGTATGCTGGTCAATCCGTCTGTCCTGCTTCAGTATGCCTGGCCGGTGGTTATCATTACATTGGTGACTCTTGTGGGTAAATCGATTTTCTCTTCATTGGGGGTCTTGCTGTCCGGCGAACCACTGAAGGTTTCCGTCAAGTCCGGGTTCAGTCTGGCCCAGATAGGAGAGTTTGCTTTTATTATCGCGGGATTGGGAGCCTCGCTCAAGGTGCTGGACCCGTTTGTTCCCCCGATTATCGTTGCGGTATCCGTTATCACTACCTTTACCACTCCCTATTTTATCCGGTTGGCAAATCCGTTTTCCGAATGGCTTTATAAAGTACTTTCCCCTCGGACCCGTGAATTTCTGGACCGTTACGCTTCCGGCAAGAAGACCGTCAATCATGATAGTGACTGGAAGCGGTTACTGAAAACGATTGTCGGAAGAGTGATTATTTACAGTGTCCTCCTTACTGCTATTTGGCTGTTGTCCGTTCAGACCGTATACCCGACGATAAACGGAATGTTTGATTCCCCGGGACGATGGCTGAGTGTAGTGATGTGCCTGCTCACCCTTTTGCTGATGATTCCTTTCTTGTGGGCCCTTGTTTCAGATAAGTACAATTCTCCGGACGTGTTTCTGAAGTTGTGGAATGACGACAATTACAATCACGGGAGGCTGGTAGCGTTGATTCTGTTCCGTGTTTCGGTGGCTGTTTTTTTCATAGCGGGAGTTGTCATCAGTTATTTTAGTCTTAATTACGGGATAGGTATTGTCATAGCTGTTGCCGTGTTGGGACTGATACTTCTTCTCAGGGAGAACCTCACCCAATATTCGCATTTGGAGAACCACTTCCTGACCAATCTGAACGGAAGGGAGGAAGCAGCCCGGAATCGCTATCCGCTGAAGAGCCGTTTCAACAGTGAGTTTAGTGATAAAGATATTGAGTTGACCTCCGTTTGGGTATCTCCTTATTCATCTTATATAGGGAAGTCGCTGGAGGAACTTCCTTTCAGGCGTGAGTTTGGTGTCAATGTAGTGGGGATTGTCAGGGGAGAACGGAGGATATACATTCCGCAAAGTGACGAGTGCATTTATCCGCAGGATAAGTTGATCGTGGTCGGTACAGACGGCCAGTTACAGAAGTTTCGTTCGGAACTCGACATCCGGCAGGATTTTCCGGACGAAAAGAATGTGCGACAAGAGGTGACGCTTCACTCTTTCACGGTAGATGAAGAATCTCCGCTCCTGAATAAAAGTATTGCCCAGTCACGGTTGGGAAAACAGTATGACAGCCTTATCGTTGCCATTGAGCGGGAAGACGAGTTGATTTCCATGAATCAAAGTACGGTTTTCCGTTTGGGAGATCTGGTATGGATAGTGGGTGACAGGGAGAAGATCAGACAACTCCTGATGCGGAAAAAGCATGTGTAA
- the accC gene encoding acetyl-CoA carboxylase biotin carboxylase subunit, whose product MIKRILVANRGEIAVRVMRSCREMEITSIAVFSEADRTAKHVLYADEAYCIGPAASKESYLNIEKIIEVAKSCHADAIHPGYGFLSENATFARRCREEGITFIGPDPETMEAMGDKISARIKMIEAGVPVVPGTQDNLKSVEEAVELCNQIGYPVMLKASMGGGGKGMRLIHHADEVAEAYTTAKSESLSSFGDDTVYLEKFVEEPHHIEFQILGDKHGNVIHLCERECSVQRRNQKIVEESPSVFITPELRRDMGEKAVAAAKAVNYIGAGTIEFLVDKHRNYYFLEMNTRLQVEHPITEEVVGVDLVKEQIKVADGQVLQLRQEDIQQRGHAIECRICAEDTEMNFMPSPGVIKQITEPNGIGVRIDSYVYEGYEIPIYYDPMIGKLIVWATTREYAIERMRRVLHEYKLTGVKNNISYLRAIMDTPDFVEGHYDTGFIAKNGEVLQQCITRTSERAENIALIAAYMDYLMNLEENNSGLAADNRPISKWKEFGLHKGVLRI is encoded by the coding sequence ATGATTAAAAGAATCTTAGTCGCCAACCGCGGTGAAATTGCCGTGAGGGTGATGCGCTCCTGTCGGGAGATGGAAATAACGAGCATTGCCGTTTTCTCGGAAGCGGACCGAACAGCGAAACATGTGCTTTACGCCGATGAAGCTTATTGCATCGGACCGGCAGCATCGAAAGAGAGTTATCTGAATATAGAAAAAATCATTGAAGTGGCAAAGTCATGCCACGCAGACGCCATTCACCCGGGATACGGGTTCTTATCGGAAAATGCAACCTTTGCCCGCCGTTGCCGGGAAGAAGGCATCACCTTTATCGGTCCTGACCCGGAAACAATGGAAGCCATGGGAGATAAAATCTCGGCACGCATCAAGATGATCGAAGCCGGGGTACCGGTAGTTCCGGGCACTCAAGACAACCTGAAAAGTGTTGAGGAAGCCGTAGAACTCTGCAACCAAATCGGCTATCCGGTAATGCTGAAAGCCTCGATGGGCGGTGGCGGAAAAGGAATGCGACTGATTCATCATGCAGACGAAGTGGCCGAAGCCTATACAACAGCCAAGAGCGAATCGCTTTCCTCGTTCGGAGACGACACGGTCTATCTGGAGAAGTTTGTGGAAGAACCCCATCACATCGAGTTCCAGATACTGGGCGACAAGCATGGCAACGTAATTCACTTGTGCGAACGTGAATGCTCGGTGCAGCGCCGCAACCAAAAGATCGTAGAAGAGAGCCCTTCGGTTTTTATCACACCGGAACTGCGCCGGGACATGGGCGAAAAGGCAGTAGCCGCTGCCAAGGCCGTGAACTACATCGGCGCGGGAACCATTGAATTCCTGGTGGACAAGCACCGCAATTATTACTTTCTGGAAATGAACACCCGCCTGCAAGTGGAACATCCCATCACAGAAGAAGTAGTCGGCGTAGATCTGGTAAAAGAACAAATTAAGGTAGCCGACGGACAGGTACTGCAACTGAGACAAGAGGACATCCAGCAACGGGGACACGCCATCGAATGCCGCATCTGTGCGGAAGATACGGAAATGAACTTCATGCCCAGCCCGGGTGTCATCAAGCAAATCACAGAACCCAACGGTATCGGAGTACGCATCGACAGCTATGTATACGAAGGATACGAGATTCCGATTTATTACGATCCGATGATCGGCAAACTGATCGTGTGGGCCACCACACGGGAATATGCCATCGAACGGATGCGCCGCGTGCTTCACGAATATAAGTTGACGGGCGTAAAGAACAACATCAGTTACCTGCGCGCCATCATGGATACACCCGACTTTGTGGAAGGACACTATGACACAGGCTTCATCGCCAAAAACGGTGAAGTGCTTCAGCAATGCATCACGCGCACCAGTGAGCGTGCGGAAAACATTGCGCTGATTGCCGCCTACATGGACTACCTGATGAACCTGGAAGAAAACAACAGCGGACTGGCAGCGGATAACCGCCCGATCAGCAAGTGGAAAGAATTTGGATTGCACAAAGGGGTATTAAGAATATAA
- a CDS encoding acetyl-CoA carboxylase biotin carboxyl carrier protein subunit, producing the protein MEIHIGNRVAEIELVSKEDNKVVLTIDGKTFEADVVMAENGNCNILMDGRSSNAQLIRKENGKSYKVNTHYSSFNVEIIDSQAKYLRMRKKGEEEQNDRITSPMPGKVVKIPVSVGQEMKAGETVIVIEAMKMQSNYKVTSDCRIKEILVQEGDNIAGEQTLITLE; encoded by the coding sequence ATGGAAATACATATAGGAAATCGCGTGGCCGAAATAGAATTGGTCAGCAAGGAAGACAACAAAGTGGTTCTCACCATCGACGGAAAAACGTTCGAAGCGGACGTTGTCATGGCAGAGAACGGGAATTGCAACATCCTGATGGACGGACGCAGCTCCAACGCCCAACTGATTCGCAAAGAGAACGGAAAGAGCTACAAAGTGAATACACACTACAGCAGCTTCAATGTCGAGATTATAGACAGCCAGGCGAAATACCTGCGCATGCGCAAGAAAGGTGAAGAGGAGCAGAACGACCGTATCACTTCGCCCATGCCGGGCAAGGTGGTGAAAATCCCCGTCAGTGTGGGACAAGAGATGAAGGCCGGAGAAACGGTCATCGTCATCGAAGCCATGAAGATGCAGAGCAACTACAAGGTGACTTCGGACTGCCGGATTAAAGAGATTTTGGTGCAGGAGGGCGATAACATTGCCGGAGAGCAGACGCTGATAACGTTAGAATAA